DNA from Thioalbus denitrificans:
CCGTGTTCCGTGTTCCGTGTTCCGTGTTCCGTGTTCCGTGTTCCGTGTTCCGTGTTCCGTGTTCCGTGTTCCGTGTTCCGTGTTCCGTGTTCCGTCAAGAGCGTCCCCGATAAGCCGGAGGCAGCGCAACCGCATTCACGCATTCACGCATTCACGCATTCACGCATTCACGCATTCACGCATTCACGCATTCACGCATTCACGCACTCACGCACTCACCCGCCCGTCAGCCGGTCCAGGCGCAGGCGCTCGCGGCCGTCGAACAGCCGCCGGCTGCCGAGCCAGACCGCCGCCACGGTCCCGAAACCGGTGCCGCCGGCGATGAGGAACATGATCAGGATCTGGTACTTGACCGCCTCCAGCGGCGGGCTGCCGGCGAGGATCTGGCCGGTCATCATGCCCGGCAGGCTGACGATGCCGGCCGCGGCCATGGCGTTGATGATGGGAATCATCCCGTTGCGCATCGCCTCCAGGCGCAGCGCCGAGACTGCGGTGGCTGCGTCCGCCCCCAGCAGCAGCCGCGCCTCGATGGCACCGCGCTGCTGCCAAGCCCCCTGGTTGATGCGATCCAGCGCCAGGGCCACGCCGTTCATGGTGTTGCCGAGCAGCATGCCCAGCAGGGGGATGGCGTACTGGGGCGCATACCAGGGCTCCGGCTGCACCACCACCAGCAGCGCCAGCACGGTGACGCTGAAGGCGGAGACGAACATGGAGACGAAGCCGACCCCGTAGC
Protein-coding regions in this window:
- a CDS encoding ABC transporter permease gives rise to the protein MIHLTYLDLALAAVLVLALGLLSRHLGLGIERPLAWSALRTAVQLSLIGLVLKVLFQHVHPGWVALMGAIMLAAAGREVMARQKRRLAGAWGYGVGFVSMFVSAFSVTVLALLVVVQPEPWYAPQYAIPLLGMLLGNTMNGVALALDRINQGAWQQRGAIEARLLLGADAATAVSALRLEAMRNGMIPIINAMAAAGIVSLPGMMTGQILAGSPPLEAVKYQILIMFLIAGGTGFGTVAAVWLGSRRLFDGRERLRLDRLTGG